In Gimesia benthica, a single window of DNA contains:
- the dnaG gene encoding DNA primase: MSPGFDQHFKELVRQRTDLVELVAESVQLTPNGRDFKGLCPFHNDHNPSMVISPERGTWRCWVCNLGGDCFSWVMEYDRVDFVEALKILAEKAHLEIPKFTPRHSQGGQQPLEKSSLYDVMKWAEAQFHECLMETSVGEYARRYLMEDRGFTEETMRQFNLGFHPDDWQWLVNRSRNRFPEQLLLEAKLIFRKEGQSRCSDYFVNRVMFPVHDERKRVVAFGGRILPGADSAKLAKYFNSPESVIFTKSKLLFGLDEARQGIRETETVVVVEGYTDCITAHQFGVTNVVATLGTALTESHVTYLKRLARKVVLVFDGDTAGQQAAERALTKFIAQEVDLRILTLPAGQDPADFLEQQGAKSLQQLIAEAPEAWNFKLNLCVQKFGLESIDGQHRILEEMLELLAASPNLTGKIREDIILRKLADRLSLNETVVRKRLSEVKQKQNPSLNPSVLSNDPHSTPSADHTSGIGGTSENSAKDNQLESELLEIIFVYPECVPQIHQHISPANLKDPRLRFLYQLSIDLTEEGIVPEMNRILDRVDDPDMKQLVVKIDFQAHEKAIHTKLHSSPVPHEGIPHFLKHSIQNLKWREEREHHERTKGVLVQNVQNNTLSSDAKELLKKASEFHQKRHKKNSLETH, translated from the coding sequence GTGTCGCCAGGATTTGATCAACATTTCAAAGAACTGGTCCGCCAGAGGACAGACCTGGTAGAACTGGTCGCAGAGTCGGTTCAGCTGACTCCTAATGGACGCGATTTCAAAGGATTGTGTCCTTTTCATAACGACCACAATCCGTCCATGGTCATCTCTCCCGAGCGTGGAACCTGGCGCTGCTGGGTCTGTAACCTCGGTGGAGACTGCTTTTCCTGGGTGATGGAATACGACCGGGTCGACTTTGTCGAGGCACTCAAGATTCTGGCCGAGAAGGCCCATCTGGAAATTCCCAAGTTCACCCCCCGTCATTCGCAGGGCGGACAACAGCCATTAGAGAAGTCGAGTTTGTATGACGTCATGAAATGGGCGGAAGCCCAGTTCCATGAATGTCTGATGGAGACTTCGGTGGGAGAATATGCCCGCCGTTACCTGATGGAAGACCGGGGCTTTACCGAAGAGACCATGCGGCAGTTTAATCTCGGTTTTCATCCGGATGACTGGCAATGGCTGGTCAATCGATCACGCAATCGTTTTCCCGAACAGCTGCTGCTGGAAGCAAAACTGATTTTCAGAAAAGAGGGACAGTCACGTTGTTCTGATTATTTCGTTAATCGGGTGATGTTTCCGGTTCACGACGAGCGAAAGCGGGTTGTTGCATTCGGGGGACGTATCCTGCCCGGAGCCGATTCAGCAAAACTGGCGAAATATTTTAACAGTCCGGAAAGTGTGATTTTCACTAAGAGCAAACTGCTGTTTGGCTTGGATGAAGCGCGGCAGGGAATTCGCGAAACGGAGACAGTTGTCGTAGTAGAAGGGTACACTGATTGCATTACAGCTCATCAGTTTGGTGTGACCAATGTCGTAGCCACACTGGGGACCGCTCTGACAGAATCTCATGTGACTTATCTCAAACGGCTGGCACGTAAAGTCGTGCTGGTATTTGATGGCGATACCGCAGGACAGCAGGCCGCGGAGCGGGCTTTAACGAAATTCATCGCTCAGGAAGTAGATTTACGTATTTTAACGCTGCCGGCAGGCCAGGATCCGGCAGATTTTCTGGAACAGCAGGGGGCAAAGAGTTTGCAGCAGTTGATCGCAGAAGCCCCGGAAGCCTGGAATTTTAAATTGAATCTCTGTGTTCAGAAATTTGGACTGGAGTCAATTGATGGACAACACCGAATTTTAGAAGAAATGCTGGAGCTTCTGGCCGCAAGTCCAAACTTAACCGGCAAAATACGTGAAGATATCATATTAAGAAAGTTAGCAGATCGACTGAGCTTAAACGAAACCGTTGTCCGAAAACGATTAAGTGAAGTCAAACAGAAGCAAAACCCCAGTCTGAATCCGAGTGTCCTTTCAAACGACCCCCATTCAACTCCGAGTGCAGACCACACCTCCGGAATCGGTGGAACTTCAGAAAATTCAGCGAAAGATAATCAACTTGAGAGCGAACTTCTTGAAATCATCTTTGTATACCCCGAGTGTGTTCCCCAGATTCATCAACATATATCACCAGCCAACCTGAAAGATCCCCGTCTACGCTTTCTTTACCAGTTAAGCATTGACTTAACGGAAGAGGGGATCGTCCCGGAAATGAATCGTATTCTGGATCGTGTTGACGATCCGGACATGAAGCAGCTGGTCGTCAAAATCGACTTTCAGGCCCACGAAAAAGCGATTCACACCAAACTCCACTCTTCGCCTGTTCCCCATGAAGGGATTCCCCATTTTCTGAAACATTCGATTCAGAATCTCAAATGGCGGGAAGAACGGGAACATCATGAACGGACCAAAGGAGTTCTGGTCCAGAACGTTCAGAACAATACTTTGAGTTCCGATGCCAAGGAGCTGTTGAAGAAGGCATCCGAGTTCCACCAGAAACGACATAAAAAGAATTCACTTGAGACCCATTAA
- the rpoD gene encoding RNA polymerase sigma factor RpoD — MHRLDARLNELIENGIKQGYLTYDQVSAYLPDEALNPEKLDNLLLTIEEIDLDIIPDQVITVLQPEKPKGRTRSDDLSRKIDDPVRMYLTQMGEIPLLTRDEEIRLAKKIEITRRRFRRELLSSDYAMRQAIDILDKVHKTELPFDRTIKVSVTEGLEKNQILGRMPHNLKTLEYLSSKNNVDFQRFIDPEMTKTQRREAYATLMKRRRKMATLIEELSLRTQRLQIGMKRLEQISQRMTELEDQIRDLDDLRVKNSKDDRANLERELQDLVMMTMETPETLRERIKAVKQRYLDYETAMRELSGGNLRLVVSIAKKYRNRGLSFLDLIQEGNTGLMRAVDKYEYRRGYKFSTYATWWIRQAITRAIADQARTIRIPVHMIETMSKLRKVSKQLLQENGREPTLEETAEVAGISLEETRRVLKISRHPISLDRPVGESEDSYFGDFIEDSDSDSPVNTASQEMLKDKIDHVLKTLTYREREIIKLRFGLGDGYTYTLEEVGRIFKVTRERVRQIEAKAVRKLQHPVRSKQLQGFIEGLVPDWGQAESEEESADTTASASI, encoded by the coding sequence GTGCACCGACTCGACGCCCGATTGAACGAACTGATTGAAAATGGAATAAAGCAGGGTTATCTGACTTATGATCAGGTCAGCGCTTATCTGCCCGATGAAGCGCTGAATCCTGAGAAGCTGGATAACCTCCTGCTGACCATTGAGGAAATCGACTTAGACATTATTCCCGATCAGGTCATCACGGTGCTCCAGCCGGAGAAGCCGAAGGGACGGACCCGTTCCGATGACCTCTCCCGGAAAATCGATGATCCGGTTCGGATGTATCTCACACAGATGGGGGAAATTCCGCTGCTGACCCGGGACGAAGAAATTCGCCTGGCGAAGAAAATCGAAATCACCCGTCGTCGCTTCCGCCGCGAGCTGCTCAGCAGCGACTACGCCATGCGGCAGGCGATCGACATTCTGGACAAGGTTCACAAAACTGAGCTGCCTTTCGACCGGACGATCAAAGTCTCCGTTACCGAAGGCCTGGAAAAGAATCAGATTCTGGGGCGGATGCCTCACAACCTGAAAACCCTGGAATACCTCAGCAGTAAGAACAATGTTGACTTCCAGCGGTTCATCGATCCGGAAATGACCAAGACTCAGCGGCGTGAAGCGTATGCGACGCTGATGAAACGTCGCCGCAAAATGGCAACTCTGATCGAAGAGCTCAGCCTGCGGACGCAACGTCTGCAGATCGGCATGAAGCGTCTCGAACAGATTTCACAGCGAATGACCGAACTGGAAGATCAGATCCGGGATCTCGATGATCTCCGCGTCAAGAACTCCAAAGACGATCGTGCAAACCTCGAACGGGAACTGCAGGATCTGGTCATGATGACAATGGAAACACCGGAAACCCTGCGGGAACGCATCAAAGCGGTCAAGCAGCGGTACCTCGATTATGAAACCGCAATGCGTGAACTGTCCGGCGGTAACCTGCGTCTGGTGGTTTCGATCGCCAAGAAATACCGCAACCGCGGCCTGAGCTTCCTGGACCTGATTCAGGAAGGCAATACCGGCCTCATGCGTGCGGTCGACAAATACGAGTATCGTCGCGGTTATAAATTCTCGACATACGCTACCTGGTGGATTCGTCAGGCCATTACCCGGGCGATTGCAGACCAGGCACGAACCATTCGTATTCCTGTGCACATGATCGAGACCATGTCCAAACTGCGTAAAGTCAGCAAACAGCTGCTGCAGGAAAATGGACGTGAGCCCACCCTGGAAGAAACGGCAGAAGTCGCCGGCATCAGCCTGGAAGAGACCCGCCGCGTACTCAAGATTTCGCGACATCCGATCAGTCTGGACCGTCCCGTCGGCGAGAGCGAAGACAGCTACTTCGGTGACTTCATTGAAGACTCCGATTCGGACAGCCCGGTCAACACCGCCAGCCAGGAAATGCTCAAGGACAAGATTGATCATGTCCTGAAAACCCTCACTTATCGTGAGCGGGAGATCATCAAACTGCGGTTTGGTCTGGGAGACGGATACACCTACACGCTGGAAGAAGTCGGTCGGATCTTCAAAGTGACCCGCGAACGTGTTCGCCAGATCGAAGCCAAGGCGGTACGCAAGCTGCAACATCCGGTTCGCAGCAAACAGCTGCAGGGCTTTATTGAAGGTCTGGTCCCCGACTGGGGCCAGGCGGAGTCCGAAGAGGAATCCGCGGATACAACGGCCTCAGCCAGTATCTGA
- a CDS encoding zinc ribbon domain-containing protein, translating into MSTTAASLKALHHLYLRMHDVNLKLEQGPKRIKLKEQFAQKQEEHLKTVQEQITQLKKQVQQKNLDLQSNEAKILDLKGKLNTAASNKEFDIIKGQIAADQMANSVLEDEILELMDKIDTKDQEAKDWEAKIKTAYADAKKVEQDFESAKASLDEEIKECQAAITDAEQIIPADLKVQFSRLTRSHGAGALANVAGRFCSACNVMIEPQLRVELNSGRLVFCKSCGRLLYMDDTLE; encoded by the coding sequence ATGTCAACAACTGCTGCCAGTTTGAAAGCCTTACATCATCTCTATCTGAGAATGCATGATGTGAACCTGAAATTGGAACAAGGCCCCAAACGGATCAAGCTGAAAGAACAGTTTGCACAAAAGCAGGAAGAGCACCTCAAGACCGTCCAGGAGCAGATTACCCAGTTAAAGAAACAGGTCCAGCAGAAGAATCTCGACTTACAGTCGAATGAAGCCAAAATTCTGGATCTGAAGGGGAAACTGAATACGGCTGCTTCCAACAAAGAGTTTGACATTATTAAAGGGCAGATCGCCGCTGACCAGATGGCAAACAGCGTACTGGAAGATGAAATCCTCGAACTGATGGATAAAATCGACACGAAAGATCAGGAAGCGAAAGACTGGGAAGCGAAAATCAAAACCGCTTACGCAGATGCCAAAAAAGTCGAACAGGACTTTGAATCTGCCAAAGCATCGCTCGATGAAGAAATCAAGGAATGCCAGGCAGCGATCACCGATGCCGAGCAGATTATCCCCGCTGATCTCAAAGTTCAGTTTTCCCGTCTGACTCGCTCTCACGGTGCAGGTGCACTGGCAAATGTGGCAGGCAGGTTCTGCTCTGCCTGTAATGTCATGATCGAGCCCCAGCTGCGGGTCGAGCTGAATTCCGGTCGGCTGGTGTTCTGCAAGTCCTGCGGACGTCTGCTCTATATGGACGACACCCTGGAGTAA
- a CDS encoding prenyltransferase/squalene oxidase repeat-containing protein — protein sequence MNQQPYLVHLALRLAAGLEQYPASDLKKHRSFICSQQQPDGGFSGREGGSDLYYTGFAVRSLGILGGLEPVETESLCGYLKSFSLETLTTIDLLSWLYCALIVQASGGPDLLAEVPENWNTRIAERLETLRTEDGGYAKSDQGALGSTYHSFLIVLIYQLIGVDVPSPNRLIQFLYDMQRDDGGFVEIAPMKRSGTNPTAAAVATLIILEAMDDELKSDVRDFLNQVKSSEGGFQANTRIPFADGLSTFTGLLTAQDLRLNEIMDLEQVRKFMQEWLEFPTGGFRGASWDEQADVEYTFYGLGVLALLGQAAQ from the coding sequence ATGAACCAGCAACCCTATTTAGTGCATCTTGCCTTGCGACTGGCAGCAGGCCTGGAACAATACCCTGCCTCCGATCTGAAGAAGCATCGCAGCTTCATCTGTTCCCAGCAGCAGCCCGATGGTGGTTTTTCCGGGAGAGAGGGAGGCTCAGACCTTTACTACACGGGATTTGCCGTTCGCAGTCTTGGAATTCTGGGAGGTCTGGAGCCGGTAGAAACGGAATCCCTCTGCGGTTATCTGAAGAGCTTTTCGCTGGAAACTCTTACCACAATTGATCTTTTGAGCTGGTTGTACTGTGCGTTAATCGTCCAGGCTTCCGGGGGCCCCGATCTGCTGGCTGAGGTGCCTGAAAACTGGAACACCCGGATTGCAGAACGACTCGAAACACTCCGGACGGAAGATGGCGGCTATGCGAAATCGGACCAGGGCGCACTGGGAAGTACCTATCACAGCTTCCTGATCGTGTTGATCTATCAGTTGATCGGTGTGGATGTTCCGTCGCCGAACCGGCTGATTCAGTTCCTGTATGACATGCAGCGGGATGATGGCGGCTTCGTCGAAATTGCTCCCATGAAACGCAGCGGTACTAATCCGACCGCGGCTGCCGTCGCGACTCTGATCATCCTGGAAGCGATGGATGACGAGTTGAAGTCAGATGTCAGGGACTTTCTGAACCAGGTAAAAAGTTCTGAGGGAGGATTTCAGGCCAATACCCGCATTCCGTTTGCGGATGGCCTGTCAACCTTTACCGGATTACTGACCGCGCAGGACCTGAGATTAAACGAGATCATGGATCTGGAACAGGTCCGGAAATTCATGCAGGAATGGCTTGAGTTTCCGACCGGTGGGTTCCGCGGTGCCAGCTGGGACGAGCAGGCCGATGTGGAATATACGTTTTATGGCCTGGGAGTGCTCGCGTTACTCGGACAGGCGGCTCAGTAA
- a CDS encoding beta strand repeat-containing protein → MKIAFRLIAGAIVLAISAMSGTVLADEEGDFTTIIADGSEVDDTFDGIPSVVPGNGMGALFRVGHQAGKTIGLNESITHLEAMPYLFTHTKNPDDAGMLFGNFRLFRTNRGNLGGTGGIAYRFYNYDTDRIFGFGFYYDRDDSTDKVFQQAALNVETMGRYWDANANFYIPFGNRQQQLDLQFNNGSQRYSGFNILYDQTRTIGTAMRGFDTEIGVPVWGELAQKFETRIYAGTYNFQASGSPQVWGWRGRLQAEPLPNVLAELSVTNDDTFKTNVFFNVTWTFAGKPEWNKMEKSTQMYRMAERVRRNYNVVIEQRDVVDSGLTAINPATGTPWTVSHVDSLAGPGGTGAVLDPYQTIADAQAGPDRDIIFTHAGSEFNNGPPISLVSGDRILGEGQGVNHFFNIQGFGSKLLPNSPSYGDPLRPNSLVRPTFNDTVGDGAILASDSEFSGFILNNPTGRGIVGIGVSETIANFNDVNNAAGEGIFLSSTTGSLAFTSTNVTNSAGNAFVVDGGDPLLRYSTGTITNTGDGRAVLVQNTTGGSVNMTDSSIEDTDGQGILINNIGGGAVLDNVTITKSGAYVPTTVNDGIYVTGGTANAVVTFRNTAQAATIIDGATGPSIFVEDYQGVFQMQDISILNRAGAGILVENLSGNMSVVGNTTMTNGASAVTDHGIDVNNTSGNISFGGSLGITGSNGEGISFNNGGNTGVFSVTGTTTVTGTANEAIIILDDSPVFRLGNAVLSNNSTTNSVVLINNAGQGGTAGQVSFNNATITGTTGATVPVVHILNNTPIVSFGSLNVTANSAAYTAPPPIVPAVGVYVQDNPGNVNFGDLNITATDNLAFIANNNAGTISSSGGIITVTDAAAIDIEDTSLSMNLTSVTAGPTSGPDLNGISTAGDNAFYLNSAGIRLVRTPGLFSIAGDGATIDAGGTITAARHGVWMEDIDRVNIDGLEIQIPTTSGIEWHETTVADGPRLNLTRVRVEDSAGDGIRIINGRTFQMIDSELLDNGTAADEHSLQYLANIELDDTDDDSFTLILQNNTITDDSADAIRIESGGLLDDSVLNVSLEGNDITTSVSNTAGLAVIWEGPMNVLVANANNFVGTGATNNQGIDIDATSSDLADLMTLQVVGQNNFTIAGTNSEGIQVQTEGPSNILIQNNNDQGIVMAGADSFGLRFLDLAANSNVQVNNNIINMSGIGSDAIYFDLIDATSSSVVIDGNTLSIFDGDIFEVESAVSFNAMTNGPLQLGTGVNNVVNVTSVGNNGTFILFNPGGGTFNGQISLNNFLLP, encoded by the coding sequence ATGAAAATTGCATTCCGCCTGATTGCGGGCGCTATCGTGCTGGCAATCTCCGCCATGTCGGGAACAGTACTGGCAGATGAAGAAGGTGATTTCACAACAATCATTGCAGACGGAAGTGAAGTCGATGATACGTTTGATGGAATCCCCTCGGTCGTTCCCGGGAACGGGATGGGGGCTCTGTTCCGCGTCGGTCACCAGGCAGGCAAGACCATTGGTCTGAACGAATCAATCACGCACCTGGAAGCAATGCCCTACCTGTTTACCCACACCAAGAACCCTGATGACGCCGGAATGCTGTTCGGTAACTTCAGACTGTTCCGGACCAACCGGGGCAACCTCGGGGGAACCGGTGGTATCGCTTATCGATTCTACAACTACGACACTGACCGGATCTTTGGTTTCGGTTTCTACTACGATCGTGATGACTCAACAGATAAAGTTTTCCAGCAGGCAGCCCTGAACGTCGAAACAATGGGCCGCTACTGGGATGCCAATGCCAACTTCTACATTCCATTCGGAAACCGTCAGCAACAGCTTGATCTGCAGTTTAATAACGGCAGTCAGCGGTACTCCGGATTCAACATCCTCTATGACCAGACTCGTACAATCGGAACCGCCATGCGGGGCTTCGATACGGAAATCGGTGTCCCGGTCTGGGGAGAACTGGCCCAGAAATTTGAAACCCGGATTTACGCCGGTACTTATAATTTCCAGGCAAGTGGCAGCCCGCAAGTCTGGGGCTGGCGTGGTCGTTTACAGGCCGAACCATTGCCTAACGTTCTGGCAGAATTGTCGGTCACTAATGACGACACATTCAAAACCAATGTGTTCTTCAATGTCACCTGGACCTTTGCCGGCAAGCCCGAGTGGAACAAGATGGAAAAATCCACTCAGATGTACCGCATGGCCGAGCGGGTTCGCAGAAACTACAACGTGGTCATCGAACAGCGTGATGTGGTCGACTCCGGTCTGACCGCCATCAACCCGGCAACGGGGACACCCTGGACGGTATCACACGTCGATTCACTTGCCGGACCGGGCGGTACCGGTGCGGTACTGGATCCTTACCAGACCATTGCCGATGCCCAGGCTGGTCCTGATCGCGACATCATCTTCACCCATGCAGGTAGTGAATTCAACAATGGACCACCAATCTCACTCGTCTCAGGAGACCGGATCCTGGGTGAAGGACAAGGCGTAAACCACTTCTTCAACATTCAGGGCTTCGGTTCGAAGCTACTGCCAAACTCGCCCTCCTATGGCGACCCGCTGCGACCGAACAGCCTCGTACGGCCTACCTTTAACGACACCGTCGGCGATGGTGCCATCCTTGCTTCCGACAGTGAGTTCTCCGGGTTTATTCTCAATAATCCCACCGGACGCGGTATCGTGGGAATTGGTGTCTCCGAAACAATTGCTAATTTCAACGACGTGAATAATGCCGCCGGTGAGGGGATCTTCCTGAGCAGTACCACCGGCAGCCTGGCCTTCACTTCAACCAATGTGACTAACTCTGCTGGAAACGCTTTCGTAGTGGACGGCGGAGATCCGCTGCTTCGCTACAGCACAGGTACCATTACCAATACCGGAGATGGTCGTGCGGTTCTGGTCCAGAATACCACCGGCGGTTCAGTTAACATGACGGATTCTTCAATCGAAGACACCGATGGCCAGGGTATCTTGATCAACAACATTGGTGGTGGTGCCGTTTTGGATAACGTGACCATTACCAAAAGCGGAGCCTACGTTCCCACTACAGTCAACGATGGTATCTATGTGACCGGCGGAACTGCTAATGCAGTCGTCACTTTCAGAAATACAGCTCAGGCGGCAACCATTATTGATGGTGCAACCGGCCCCAGTATCTTTGTCGAAGATTACCAGGGTGTGTTCCAGATGCAGGACATCAGTATTCTGAACCGGGCTGGAGCCGGTATTCTGGTTGAAAACCTGTCTGGAAACATGTCCGTGGTCGGAAATACTACCATGACCAACGGGGCCTCTGCGGTAACCGATCATGGTATTGACGTAAACAATACATCCGGAAACATCTCCTTCGGTGGAAGCCTGGGAATCACCGGAAGTAACGGCGAAGGTATCTCGTTCAATAACGGTGGCAACACAGGGGTCTTCAGTGTGACAGGCACAACAACTGTCACCGGGACCGCCAATGAAGCGATCATCATCCTGGACGACAGTCCTGTCTTCCGCCTGGGCAACGCTGTTCTGTCTAATAACAGTACGACGAACTCAGTTGTGTTGATCAATAACGCCGGACAGGGCGGCACCGCAGGGCAGGTTTCATTCAATAATGCAACCATTACAGGAACAACAGGTGCCACAGTTCCTGTTGTCCATATTCTAAACAACACTCCCATTGTCAGCTTCGGTTCTCTGAACGTAACCGCAAACAGTGCCGCTTACACGGCACCACCGCCAATCGTACCTGCGGTTGGTGTCTATGTTCAGGACAACCCGGGTAATGTGAACTTTGGTGACCTGAATATCACCGCCACAGACAACCTGGCATTCATCGCCAATAATAACGCCGGAACAATCAGTTCATCGGGTGGTATCATCACTGTGACTGATGCGGCTGCAATCGACATCGAAGATACCAGTCTCTCCATGAACCTGACCTCGGTTACCGCTGGTCCGACTTCAGGTCCTGACCTGAACGGGATCTCCACTGCTGGCGATAACGCCTTCTATCTGAACAGTGCCGGTATTCGCCTGGTGCGTACTCCCGGTCTGTTCTCTATCGCCGGTGATGGAGCCACCATCGATGCCGGTGGTACGATTACTGCCGCCAGACACGGTGTCTGGATGGAAGATATTGACCGGGTGAACATCGACGGTCTGGAAATCCAGATTCCGACAACATCCGGTATCGAATGGCACGAAACTACGGTTGCCGACGGTCCCCGTCTGAACCTGACACGCGTCCGTGTTGAAGATTCGGCCGGAGACGGTATCCGGATTATCAATGGTCGTACTTTCCAGATGATCGATTCGGAACTGCTGGATAACGGTACCGCCGCTGATGAGCATTCACTCCAATACCTCGCGAATATCGAACTGGATGACACCGACGACGACAGCTTCACGCTGATCCTGCAGAACAACACCATTACGGACGACAGTGCCGATGCGATCCGCATCGAGTCTGGCGGACTGCTGGATGACTCAGTGTTGAATGTCTCATTGGAAGGAAACGATATCACAACCAGTGTCTCCAATACGGCTGGTCTGGCTGTGATCTGGGAAGGCCCCATGAACGTGCTTGTGGCTAACGCCAACAACTTTGTGGGAACTGGTGCTACCAACAACCAGGGTATCGACATTGATGCCACCAGTAGCGATCTGGCTGACCTGATGACCCTGCAGGTCGTCGGGCAGAACAACTTCACCATTGCGGGTACAAACAGTGAAGGTATTCAGGTTCAGACTGAAGGTCCTTCGAATATCCTGATTCAGAACAACAACGATCAGGGAATCGTGATGGCAGGAGCTGATTCGTTCGGTCTGCGGTTCCTCGACCTGGCAGCCAACTCCAATGTGCAGGTCAACAACAATATTATCAATATGTCCGGGATTGGAAGCGATGCGATCTACTTTGACCTGATCGATGCGACCAGCTCTTCGGTTGTGATTGATGGGAATACCCTGAGCATCTTCGATGGAGATATCTTCGAAGTCGAATCGGCAGTCAGCTTCAACGCCATGACGAATGGTCCACTGCAGCTGGGTACAGGAGTCAACAACGTCGTGAATGTCACCTCGGTAGGCAACAACGGGACCTTCATCCTGTTCAATCCTGGTGGGGGTACATTTAACGGTCAAATCAGCCTGAATAACTTCCTGTTACCCTGA
- a CDS encoding BBP7 family outer membrane beta-barrel protein — MSRTSWKVMMITPFRLSALLVLLCSTGLPLATRSVVAGDKDSVEYVMHGDADMSGEEYMNDPGLFSGMHTYSRSLVRQLPVDRGWAYDSPIDKQIGNMFKSSKLKLEYLHWSLKGPDDVLLGTPILGVTDSTQPNSVFDRSTGIARGDGVELDYNDQSMDTNGMRAALEFALPEGSLEWNVWGIFKNKSIRPTDSVFATQLNSVPDDDLVVVTNFKINGAPASNTNVYDTSYTINLDTQMAGTGINYFMDPHLPGDGFRLQPMFGFRFIDLQETMNQVGVDSGGGIGLPRTTTIYSKTENRVFGPSIGARTEFKHSRFSIGAEPKFTFGFNRNTNQVATEQLFQPSDPRIVTVDKNNEFSPTFQISLYAKVNVNEHFRCFVGYDYLFVGQISRAFNIIDYNEDRTAANPAVGTRVRDDNSKFSADGITAGIELVW, encoded by the coding sequence ATGAGTCGCACATCCTGGAAAGTAATGATGATTACTCCATTCAGACTGAGTGCACTACTGGTGCTGCTGTGCTCGACCGGACTGCCTCTGGCAACTCGTTCCGTGGTCGCCGGCGATAAAGACTCCGTAGAATATGTCATGCACGGTGATGCGGACATGTCCGGTGAGGAATACATGAATGATCCCGGTCTGTTCTCCGGCATGCATACTTATTCCCGCTCGCTCGTCCGACAGTTGCCTGTAGATCGCGGATGGGCTTATGACTCGCCGATCGATAAACAGATCGGAAATATGTTTAAGTCTTCCAAGCTCAAACTGGAATATCTGCACTGGTCGTTAAAAGGGCCGGATGACGTACTGCTGGGAACTCCCATCCTGGGAGTAACCGATTCGACTCAGCCCAATTCGGTGTTTGACCGGTCGACCGGGATTGCCCGTGGCGATGGGGTTGAACTGGATTACAACGATCAGTCCATGGATACTAACGGTATGCGGGCCGCACTGGAATTCGCTCTGCCGGAAGGTAGCCTGGAGTGGAATGTCTGGGGCATCTTCAAAAATAAATCGATTCGTCCCACCGACAGCGTTTTTGCCACCCAGTTGAACTCCGTTCCCGATGATGATCTGGTCGTCGTGACGAACTTCAAAATCAACGGAGCGCCTGCTTCGAACACCAACGTGTATGACACCAGCTATACCATCAATCTGGACACCCAGATGGCTGGTACCGGAATCAACTATTTCATGGATCCGCACCTGCCCGGCGATGGATTCCGCCTGCAGCCGATGTTCGGTTTCCGCTTCATCGATTTACAGGAAACCATGAATCAGGTGGGAGTCGATTCCGGCGGCGGAATTGGTCTGCCCCGGACAACGACGATCTACTCCAAAACCGAGAACCGGGTCTTTGGTCCCAGCATCGGTGCCCGTACCGAATTCAAGCATAGCCGCTTCTCCATCGGAGCTGAGCCTAAATTTACCTTTGGTTTCAACCGGAATACAAACCAGGTCGCGACCGAACAGCTGTTCCAGCCTTCGGATCCCCGGATTGTCACCGTCGATAAAAACAACGAGTTCTCACCGACATTCCAGATCTCTTTGTACGCCAAAGTGAATGTGAATGAGCACTTCCGTTGCTTCGTCGGCTACGACTACCTGTTCGTCGGTCAGATCTCACGTGCCTTCAATATCATCGACTACAATGAAGATCGTACCGCAGCTAACCCCGCCGTCGGTACCCGGGTTCGCGATGACAACAGCAAGTTCTCTGCTGATGGTATCACCGCCGGTATCGAACTGGTCTGGTAA